The Kribbella sp. NBC_00662 nucleotide sequence CACCCGGGCGGCCGGGGTGTCGGCGGTGACGGCCGCCATCCCGAGGTCGGCCAGTGGAGCCTGCACAGGAGCTGCAGAAGGGGCCGCAGGAGGAGCCGGCGTGGCCTTGGGGGCCGGGGGTGGCGTCTGCCGGGTAGCGGGGCCGGCAGGGGCCTCCTTGACCGCTGTGGCCGGTTTGGCCGGTTTGGCGGCGGACGTCGTCCGCCGGGTCGAGGTCGTCTTCTTGGCGGCCGGGGGTGGGACGAGGAGCTTGCCGTCGTCACCGGGCTCCTCGCCGAGGTGGGCGATGGCCCAGTCCAGGGCCTTGGTGACGGCGGCGCGTGATTCTTCGGTGTGGTCGAGCATGTCGAACCCGTGGTGCCCTTTCGGTACGTCGATGATGTCCAGCGCGGCGCCACCCGCGGAAACGAACTCCGCGACCGGACCGGCGAGCTCCTCACGCTCGAGTCCAGCTCTGGTCAGCAGCACCGGCAGGTCCTTGTGTTTGCCGATCACTTCGGCGGCGGTTACCAAATCGTCGACACCGGGCGGGGTGGCGAGCAGGGGGTAGGTCAGGGCGACGAACCGCAACCAGTCGGGGCGGCTGTCCAGCCACTCCCCGGCCAGCAGGCCGGCGCCGGAGAAGAACCACAGGCCGACCCGATCAGGGTCCACCCGCGGATCCGAACGCAGTACGCCGACCGCGGCCTCCACCTCGTCCGCGGCCGCGACCAGTCGGTCGAGACCGTGGATCAGGCTGTGGTCGACGACCGCTGCCACCAGGCCCCGCCTGGCCGCCGCGGTCGCATAGCCCTTGTAGACCGGCCACTCCCGAGGCATGACCTCGAGACCGGCGGGTCCAGGACCCCCGTGCACAAAGAGAATTGCACCGCCTCGGGCGGTCCCGGGCGGGCGGTACAGGTCGATCTCCCCCAAGCGATCGACACGTACATCGGGACCATCCAGAACCCCCAAGACGAAAGGCCGCAGGTAGGCCGGCAGATCCGTCATGCACCAATCTTGGCCTATCCCGCCCACACTTTCAGCCGCCACCCCGAGTGTCTTCTCCAAGCCTCGTCGTACCGGCGCGTAAATGCCGCGAGGGCGGCACCCCCGGATGGGGATGCCGCCCTCGGCGGGGTGACTCGAATCAGTTCTGGTACGAACCGAGGTCGAAGTCGTCGAGCGGGACCGACTGGCCCGAGGACGGGCCGAAGTCGTAGTCGTACGACTCGTAGCCGACCATCGAGTACATCGCGGCCTTCGCCTCCTCGGTGGGCTCCACCCGGATGTTGCGGTAACGGTCCATGCCCGTACCGGCCGGGATCAGCTTGCCGATGATGACGTTCTCCTTCAGACCGACCAGCGAGTCGGACTTGCCGTGGATCGCGGCCTCGGTGAGGACGCGGGTCGTCTCCTGGAAGGAGGCGGCCGACAGCCACGACTCGGTCGCCAGCGAGGCCTTGGTGATACCCATCAGCACCGGACGACCCGAGGCCGGCGTACCGCCCTCGGCCACGACGCGGCGGTTCTCCGCCTCGAACATGATCCGGTCCGCGAGCTCACCCGGCAGCAGCTGGGCGTCGCCCGACTCGATCACCGTGACGCGGCGCAGCATCTGCCGGACGATGATCTCGATGTGCTTGTCGTGGATGGCCACACCCTGCGACCGGTACACCTCCTGGACCTCGTCCACCAGGTGCTCCTGCGCCTTGCGGACACCCAGGATCCGCAGAACCTCCTGCGGGTCCGGCGTACCCTGCGTCAGCTGCTGACCGACCTCGACGTGCTGACCCTCTTCGATCAGCAGGCGGCCACGCTTCGACACCGGGTAGGCGACCTCCTCGGAACCGTCGTCCGGGGTGAGCACCAGCTTCCGGGTCTTGTCGGTGTCCTCGATCGAGATCCGGCCGGCGGCCTCCGAGATCGGCGCCTTGCCCTTGGGCTGGCGGGCCTCGAACAGCTCGACGACACGCGGCAGACCGTGGGTGATGTCATCGCCCGCGACACCACCGGTGTGGAAGGTACGCATCGTCAGCTGCGTACCCGGCTCACCGATGGACTGGGCCGCGATGATGCCGACCGCCTCGCCGATGTCGACCGGCTTGCCGGTCGCCAGCGAACGGCCGTAGCACTTCGCGCAGGTACCGGTCTTGGCGTCACAGGTGAGCACCGACCGGACCTTGACCTCCTCGATCCCGGCCGCGACCAGCTTCGCGATCGACACGTCGCCCAGGTCGGCGCCGCCGGCGAGCACGACGTTGCCGTCGGCGTCCAGGGCGTCGGTGGCCAGGGTCCGCGCGTACGCGCTGGTCTCCACGTTCTCGGCGTGGACGACCTTGCCGCTCGGGTCCTTCTCGCCGATCTGCTTCGGCAGGCCCCGCTCGGTGCCGCAGTCCTCCTCGCGGATGATCACGTCCTGCGAGACGTCCACCAGACGACGGGTCAGGTAACCCGAGTCGGCGGTCCGCAGCGCGGTGTCGGCCAGACCCTTCCGGGCGCCGTGGGTGGCGATGAAGTACTCGACCACCGACAGGCCCTCGCGGAAGTTGGACTTGATCGGCCGGGCGATGATCTCGCCCTTCGGGTTGGCCACCAGACCACGCATACCGGAGATCTGCCGGATCTGCATCATGTTGCCTCGGGCACCGGAGTGCACCATCATCCAGATCGGGTTGTCCTTGGCGAAGTTCTCCTCCATCGCCTTACCGACCTCGGCGTTGGCGCCGGTCCAGATCTCGATCAGCTCCTGACGCCGCTCGGACGAGGTGATCAGACCCCGCTCGAACTGCTTCTGGACCTTCTCGGCCTGGGCCTCGTACCGAGCCATGATCTCCGGCTTGGACGGCGGCGTGCTGAAGTCGTCGATCGACACGGTCACCCCGGAACGGGTGGACCAGTAGTAACCGAGGTCCTTCAACGCGTCGAGGGCGTGCGCGACCTCGACCTTGGTGTACCGCTCCGCGAGGTCGTTGACGATTCCACCGAGCTGCTTCTTGCCCACCTCGGTGTCGACGAACGGGTAGTCCGCCGGCAGCGCCTCGTTGAACAACGCGCGGCCCAGGGTGGTCTCCAGTCCGAAGCCACCGTCGGCCAGCTCGATCGCGTCGGCCGGAGCCGCGGAACCGTTCAGCCGCAGCGAGATCTTGGCCTGCAGCGACA carries:
- a CDS encoding nuclear transport factor 2 family protein; this encodes MPREWPVYKGYATAAARRGLVAAVVDHSLIHGLDRLVAAADEVEAAVGVLRSDPRVDPDRVGLWFFSGAGLLAGEWLDSRPDWLRFVALTYPLLATPPGVDDLVTAAEVIGKHKDLPVLLTRAGLEREELAGPVAEFVSAGGAALDIIDVPKGHHGFDMLDHTEESRAAVTKALDWAIAHLGEEPGDDGKLLVPPPAAKKTTSTRRTTSAAKPAKPATAVKEAPAGPATRQTPPPAPKATPAPPAAPSAAPVQAPLADLGMAAVTADTPAARVISREHAAFDAHDLEAFLAMYSPTARILLADGTELKGRRFLREYYRPRLDAGQGKTEVVQRLMLGEWVVEHVVSYDDGGTTPQLGLYRVVDGLITDVEFRV
- a CDS encoding DNA-directed RNA polymerase subunit beta': MLDVNFFDELRIGLATADEIRQWSHGEVKKPETINYRTLKPERDGLFCEKIFGPTRDWECYCGKYKRVRFKGIICERCGVEVTRSKVRRERMGHIELAAPVTHIWYFKGVPSRLGYLLDLAPKDLEKVIYFAAYMITDVDDEARHRDLSSLEGRVDVERKQLENRRDNDIEQRMKKLEEDLAQLEAEGAKADVRRKVKEGAEREVKQLRDRAQREIDRLDEVWTRFKNLKVQDLEGDEILYRAMKERFGKYFEGAMGAAAIQRRLETFDLKAEADNLRETIKTGKGQRKTRALKRLKVVTAFLATNNSPMGMVLDCVPVIPPDLRPMVQLDGGRFATSDLNDLYRRVINRNNRLKRLLDLGAPEIIVNNEKRMLQEAVDALFDNGRRGRPVTGPGNRPLKSLSDMLKGKQGRFRQNLLGKRVDYSGRSVIVVGPQLKLHQCGLPKAMALELFKPFVMKRLVDLNHAQNIKSAKRMVERQRAQVWDVLEEVITEHPVLLNRAPTLHRLGIQAFEPQLIEGKAIQIHPLVCSAFNADFDGDQMAVHLPLSAEAQAEARILMLSTNNILKPADGRPVTMPTQDMIIGIYFLTMLKEGAKGEGRAFSSVAEAIMAFDRHELSLQAKISLRLNGSAAPADAIELADGGFGLETTLGRALFNEALPADYPFVDTEVGKKQLGGIVNDLAERYTKVEVAHALDALKDLGYYWSTRSGVTVSIDDFSTPPSKPEIMARYEAQAEKVQKQFERGLITSSERRQELIEIWTGANAEVGKAMEENFAKDNPIWMMVHSGARGNMMQIRQISGMRGLVANPKGEIIARPIKSNFREGLSVVEYFIATHGARKGLADTALRTADSGYLTRRLVDVSQDVIIREEDCGTERGLPKQIGEKDPSGKVVHAENVETSAYARTLATDALDADGNVVLAGGADLGDVSIAKLVAAGIEEVKVRSVLTCDAKTGTCAKCYGRSLATGKPVDIGEAVGIIAAQSIGEPGTQLTMRTFHTGGVAGDDITHGLPRVVELFEARQPKGKAPISEAAGRISIEDTDKTRKLVLTPDDGSEEVAYPVSKRGRLLIEEGQHVEVGQQLTQGTPDPQEVLRILGVRKAQEHLVDEVQEVYRSQGVAIHDKHIEIIVRQMLRRVTVIESGDAQLLPGELADRIMFEAENRRVVAEGGTPASGRPVLMGITKASLATESWLSAASFQETTRVLTEAAIHGKSDSLVGLKENVIIGKLIPAGTGMDRYRNIRVEPTEEAKAAMYSMVGYESYDYDFGPSSGQSVPLDDFDLGSYQN